A window of the Arachis duranensis cultivar V14167 chromosome 5, aradu.V14167.gnm2.J7QH, whole genome shotgun sequence genome harbors these coding sequences:
- the LOC107490072 gene encoding serine/threonine-protein kinase BLUS1 — protein MEHISEKRFPLNAKDYKLYEEVGEGVSASVYRALCIPLNEIVAIKVLDLEKCNNDLDGIRREVQTMSLIDHPNLLRAHCSFTAGHNLWVVMPYMAGGSCLHIMKSAFPEGFEEPVIATLLREVLKALVYLHDHGHIHRDVKAGNILIDSNGAVKLADFGVSACMFDTGDRQRSRNTFVGTPCWMAPEVMQQLHGYDFKADIWSFGITALELAHGHAPFSKYPPMKVLLMTLQNAPPGLDYERDKRFSKSFKELVATCLVKDPKKRPSSDKLLKHHFFKHARPVDYLARTILDGLAPLGDRFRMLKAKEADLLVQNKALYEDKEQLSQKEYIRGISAWNFNLEDLKSQAALIQDDGVPNAEDPDIDKKQKDRSDDERVPADGLSSVSANHSDVAPTLDKEDGFNNLQDLESSLPSFPSKPLQALKGCFDVGEEDVNNTSPRDLDIDYGRSNNESSGPSGSLPQNAIAQQKKFLSGSLLPDNYPSSKKVFDGDRDYLQTRYSSERNHSGPLLYRQKRDNTNLPLVDDTSEGAVVQRKGRFKVTSADLSPMGQPNCVCVPVSGAPASPPNQNSVAAAILPSLQCILQQNSLQREELIKLIKYAEQSYGKNAESAEAVDSLQAPPVTNRERELYFQVVQLQQSLGTLVEELQRQKMKNLQLEKQLSSMANKVEK, from the exons atggagcATATATCAGAAAAACGATTTCCTCTTAATGCCAAAGATTACAAGTTATATGAAGAAGTTGGTGAAGGTGTTAGTGCCTCAGTATACAGGGCTCTCTGCATTCCACTCAATGAAATAGTTGCCATCAAGGTTCTTGATCTCGAGAAGTGCAACAATGATTTG GATGGAATTAGGAGGGAGGTACAGACCATGAGCTTGATTGACCATCCGAATCTTCTACGAGCACATTGCTCTTTTACTGCTGGACACAATCTTTGGGTTGTGATGCCGTACATGGCTGGGGGTTCTTGCCTTCATATAATGAAATCTGCCTTTCCCGAGGGTTTTGAAGAGCCTGTTATTGCTACTTTACTTCGTGAAGTTCTCAAAGCACTAGTCTATCTTCATGACCATGGTCACATACACAGAGATGTTAAG GCTGGGaatattttgattgattctaATGGTGCAGTCAAACTAGCTGACTTTGGAGTGTCAGCATGTATGTTTGATACTGGAGATAGGCAACGATCAAGAAATACTTTTGTTGGAACACCCTGCTG GATGGCTCCTGAGGTTATGCAGCAATTACATGGATATGATTTTAA AGCAGATATATGGTCATTTGGCATAACAGCACTTGAACTTGCTCATGGTCATGCCCCATTTTCCAAATATCCACCAATGAAA GTTTTGCTTATGACTTTGCAAAATGCCCCCCCTGGTCTTGATTATGAAAGAGATAAGAGATTTTCAAAG TCTTTCAAAGAGTTGGTTGCCACCTGCTTAGTGAAAGACCCTAAGAAACGTCCAAGTTCAGATAAGCTTTTAAAGCACCACTTCTTCAAACATGCACGCCCTGTTGACTATCTTGCTCGCACAATTTTAGATGGCCTTGCTCCATTGGGAGACCGCTTTAGAATGTTGAAG GCAAAAGAGGCAGATTTACTGGTTCAGAACAAGGCTCTTTATGAAGATAAGGAGCAATTGTCTCAG AAAGAATATATTCGAGGAATTAGTGCCTGGAATTTTAACCTGGAGGATTTAAAAAGTCAAGCTGCTCTC ATTCAAGATGATGGAGTGCCAAATGCAGAAGATCCAGATATAGACAAGAAGCAAAAAGATAGATCTGATGACGAAAGGGTCCCAGCAGATGGTCTATCTTCTGTATCAGCTAATCATTCAGATGTTGCACCCACACTGGACAAAGAG GATGGCTTTAACAATCTTCAGGATTTGGAGAGTTCACTTCCTTCATTTCCTAGTAAACCTCTTCAAGCACTTAA AGGTTGCTTTGATGTCGGTGAGGAAGATGTCAATAATACCAGTCCAAGAGATTTGGATATTGATTATGGAAGAAGTAACAACGAATCTTCTGGGCCAAGTGGTTCATTACCGCAAAATGCTATAGCTCAACAAAAAAAGTTTTTGAGTGGTTCTTTGTTGCCTGATAATTATCCTTCTTCCAAAAAGGTTTTCGATGGTGacag GGATTATCTACAAACAAGATATTCTTCTGAGCGGAATCATAGCGGTCCATTGTTATATCGGCAGAAGAGGGATAACACCAACCTTCCTCTGG TTGATGACACATCAGAAGGAGCTGTTGTTCAGCGTAAGGGGCGCTTTAAGGTCACATCAGCAGATCTCAGTCCAATG GGTCAGCCAAACTGCGTTTGTGTCCCAGTTAGTGGAGCTCCTGCTAGTCCGCCAAATCAGAACTCCGTGGCTGCTGCTATTCTTCCATCATTGCAGTGCATATTACAACAGAACAGTTTGCAGAGG GAAGAACTTATTAAACTAATAAAGTATGCAGAGCAATCTTATG GCAAGAATGCAGAATCAGCGGAGGCAGTTGATTCTTTGCAG GCACCACCGGTGACAAATAGGGAGCGAGAGCTGTATTTTCAGGTTGTTCAACTCCAACAGAG TCTTGGCACCCTTGTTGAGGAATTGCAGAGACAAAAGATGAAAAATCTTCAG TTAGAGAAACAGTTGAGCTCAATGGCCAACAAAGTTGAAAAGTGA